A DNA window from Kitasatospora atroaurantiaca contains the following coding sequences:
- the rplK gene encoding 50S ribosomal protein L11, with product MPPKKKKVTGLIKLQINAGAANPAPPVGPALGQHGVNIMEFCKAYNAATESQRGMIVPVEITVYDDRSFTFITKTPPAARLILKAAGVDKGSAEPHKTKVAKLTAAQVREIATTKLPDLNANDLDAAAKIIAGTARSMGITVEG from the coding sequence ATGCCTCCCAAGAAGAAGAAGGTCACGGGGCTTATCAAGCTCCAGATCAACGCTGGTGCGGCCAACCCCGCGCCGCCGGTCGGCCCCGCGCTGGGTCAGCACGGCGTCAACATCATGGAGTTCTGCAAGGCCTACAACGCTGCGACCGAGTCGCAGCGCGGCATGATCGTGCCGGTGGAGATCACGGTCTACGACGACCGCTCCTTCACCTTCATCACGAAGACGCCGCCGGCCGCGCGCCTCATCCTGAAGGCCGCGGGCGTGGACAAGGGTTCGGCCGAGCCGCACAAGACCAAGGTCGCCAAGCTCACGGCCGCCCAGGTCCGCGAGATCGCCACGACCAAGCTCCCCGACCTGAACGCCAACGACCTGGACGCCGCGGCGAAGATCATCGCCGGCACCGCCCGGTCGATGGGCATCACCGTCGAGGGCTGA
- the rplA gene encoding 50S ribosomal protein L1, with amino-acid sequence MKRSKALKAADAKVDRSRIYAPLEAIRLAKETSTSKFDATVEVAMRLGVDPRKADQMVRSTVILPHGTGKTARVLVFATGERAEAARAAGADIVGADELIDEVAKGRLDFDAVVATPDLMGKVGRLGRVLGPRGLMPNPKTGTVTPDTAKAVNDIKGGKIEFRVDKHSNLHFIIGKVSFTDEQLVENYAAALDEVLRAKPSAAKGRYIKKTAVSTTIGPGIQVDPNRTRNLLVEEDPAAV; translated from the coding sequence GTGAAGCGCAGCAAGGCTCTCAAGGCCGCGGACGCCAAGGTCGACCGCAGCCGTATCTACGCTCCCCTCGAGGCCATCCGCCTCGCCAAGGAGACCTCCACCAGCAAGTTCGACGCGACCGTCGAGGTTGCCATGCGTCTGGGTGTCGACCCGCGCAAGGCCGACCAGATGGTCCGCAGCACCGTGATCCTTCCGCACGGCACCGGTAAGACCGCTCGGGTCCTGGTCTTCGCGACCGGCGAGCGTGCCGAGGCCGCGCGTGCTGCGGGTGCCGACATCGTCGGTGCCGACGAGCTCATCGACGAGGTCGCCAAGGGTCGTCTGGACTTCGACGCCGTCGTCGCCACCCCGGACCTCATGGGCAAGGTCGGCCGCCTCGGCCGCGTGCTCGGTCCCCGTGGTCTGATGCCGAACCCGAAGACCGGCACCGTGACGCCCGACACCGCCAAGGCTGTCAACGACATCAAGGGCGGCAAGATCGAGTTCCGCGTCGACAAGCACTCGAACCTGCACTTCATCATCGGTAAGGTCTCCTTCACCGACGAGCAGCTGGTCGAGAACTACGCCGCCGCGCTGGACGAGGTCCTCCGGGCCAAGCCGTCCGCCGCCAAGGGCCGTTACATCAAGAAGACCGCGGTCTCCACCACGATCGGCCCCGGCATCCAGGTCGACCCGAACCGCACCCGCAACCTCCTCGTCGAGGAGGACCCGGCCGCCGTCTGA